In Bacillus sp. DX3.1, the following proteins share a genomic window:
- the hfq gene encoding RNA chaperone Hfq: MKQSINIQDQFLNQLRKENTFATLYLLNGFQLRGLIKGFDNFTVLLETEGKQQLIYKHAISTFVPQKNVSIELE; this comes from the coding sequence ATGAAGCAATCAATCAATATTCAAGATCAGTTTTTAAATCAACTCCGTAAAGAGAATACGTTTGCGACGCTGTACTTATTAAACGGTTTCCAGCTTCGTGGGTTAATTAAAGGTTTTGATAACTTTACGGTTTTATTGGAAACAGAAGGTAAGCAACAGCTTATTTATAAACATGCAATTTCTACATTTGTTCCGCAAAAGAATGTTTCAATTGAATTAGAATAG
- a CDS encoding cell wall-binding protein EntA, with translation MKKLIGIATALVFGLGIFTSSAQAETVVTTDVLNVRENPTTESQVVGKLLDGHKLDVTNTQNGWLQVKLNGKDAFVSSEFTKSIYYVTANVLNVRAEANTNSEIFGTLKKDDIIETTNQAQNGWLQFEYNGKTAYVHVPFLTGTAPVIEKQETPAPAKAEAPAKDQAQAQTQPAAKPAVKGVASAPAGGRELTVEATAYTAHPSENGGTYGGRVLTAMGHDLTANPNMKMIAVDPKVIPLGSKVWVEGYGEAIAGDTGGAIKGNRIDVLVGSDSAANNWGRKSVKVKILK, from the coding sequence ATGAAAAAATTAATTGGTATAGCAACAGCGTTAGTTTTTGGTCTTGGGATTTTCACATCATCTGCACAAGCGGAAACTGTTGTCACAACAGACGTATTAAATGTACGTGAAAACCCAACTACTGAATCGCAAGTTGTAGGAAAATTACTAGATGGTCATAAATTAGATGTTACAAATACACAAAACGGATGGTTACAAGTTAAATTAAACGGTAAAGACGCATTCGTAAGCTCAGAATTTACAAAAAGCATCTATTATGTAACAGCAAACGTATTAAACGTACGTGCTGAAGCAAACACAAACTCAGAAATTTTTGGTACGTTGAAAAAAGATGATATCATCGAAACAACAAATCAAGCACAAAACGGTTGGTTACAATTCGAATATAACGGAAAAACGGCTTACGTTCATGTTCCTTTCTTAACAGGTACAGCACCTGTTATTGAAAAACAAGAAACGCCAGCTCCTGCTAAAGCTGAAGCACCAGCTAAAGATCAGGCGCAAGCACAAACGCAACCAGCAGCCAAGCCTGCTGTAAAAGGAGTAGCAAGCGCACCTGCAGGTGGCCGTGAGCTAACAGTTGAAGCTACAGCATATACAGCTCATCCAAGCGAAAACGGTGGCACATATGGTGGCCGTGTATTAACTGCAATGGGTCATGACCTAACAGCAAACCCGAACATGAAGATGATTGCTGTTGACCCGAAAGTGATCCCACTTGGATCAAAAGTATGGGTAGAAGGATATGGAGAAGCAATCGCTGGTGACACTGGCGGCGCAATTAAAGGAAACCGTATCGACGTTCTAGTTGGTTCTGATTCAGCTGCTAACAACTGGGGACGTAAATCCGTAAAAGTAAAAATTTTAAAATAA
- a CDS encoding tyrosine-type recombinase/integrase codes for MKTTELHDTVQAFSAFLLNKGRKPSTIKRYVYDIEDFGHWLQKNKKLSSSNIWATLCTKDYEDYFSDLKTKRHYSEKTMHRVFIVLNRLHQFLNLPSPLKDMEIIIQPDRTLRNEDFISKEDEQRLKHILTSLEGLSDKQRPVRPLLMDRNVCIITLLIDYGLSLQELVSLHMNHVHFENNTLSIPAVSGIERTIQLTNEDKKQLYNYYKKIPEPVRPKYHSDDPLFVAFDFNRNTYRWVYENDAPKALTEIAVQKMIRLEVARAGLRKGISGQHLRNTFILRLIKQHIPEQEIMKRIGFKSKISLKRYYHYAKQKENAS; via the coding sequence ATGAAAACAACGGAACTTCATGATACGGTACAAGCTTTTTCCGCTTTTTTATTAAATAAAGGTCGGAAGCCTTCAACCATTAAACGTTATGTCTATGACATTGAAGATTTTGGACATTGGTTACAAAAGAATAAAAAACTTTCTTCTAGTAATATATGGGCGACACTTTGTACAAAAGACTATGAAGATTATTTTTCGGATTTAAAAACGAAACGACATTACTCCGAAAAGACTATGCATCGCGTATTTATTGTCCTAAATCGGCTCCATCAGTTTTTAAACCTACCAAGCCCCTTGAAAGATATGGAAATTATTATTCAACCTGACCGTACGTTACGCAATGAAGATTTTATTTCCAAAGAGGACGAACAACGATTAAAGCATATTTTGACTTCACTAGAAGGGTTATCAGATAAACAACGCCCTGTTCGTCCCCTATTAATGGATCGGAATGTTTGTATCATTACCTTACTAATTGATTACGGCTTATCTCTTCAAGAGCTTGTATCGCTCCATATGAATCACGTGCATTTTGAAAATAATACACTATCTATTCCAGCGGTATCGGGTATCGAACGAACCATCCAATTAACCAACGAAGATAAAAAACAACTGTATAACTATTACAAAAAGATCCCAGAACCAGTTCGCCCAAAGTACCATAGTGACGACCCATTATTTGTCGCATTCGATTTCAACCGCAATACCTATCGCTGGGTATACGAAAATGACGCCCCAAAAGCGTTAACAGAAATTGCAGTTCAAAAAATGATTCGCCTCGAAGTGGCCCGAGCCGGGCTACGAAAAGGTATTTCTGGACAACATTTACGAAATACATTCATTTTACGACTAATCAAACAACACATTCCAGAGCAAGAAATCATGAAACGCATTGGTTTCAAATCAAAAATTTCATTAAAAAGGTATTATCATTATGCCAAGCAAAAAGAAAACGCCTCGTAA
- a CDS encoding Gly-Xaa-Xaa repeat protein: protein MGVFTIFTKTASSPIPFYTLLAFTMIGFSPSQLERRILMSDFNNNQKELSKPYFPMHPRRIPSVHYTPIPESHVNIFSKTLSNLTDIIPSTFSDPSSSNIEELIHILKITKGFLEHVRLTLTQREAGIAIVENLITILDNQPFVANAVYIELQNLLNFSLYIIKLFRLNQHTFTKINTQIEKLQITLLQIASIGVTGPQGEQGPQGKQGLQGEQGLQGEQGPKGEQGPQGEQGLQGEQGPKGEQGLQGEQGLQGEQGLQGERGPRGFQGLQGKIGPQGEQGLQGEQGPQGEQGPRGEQGLQGPQGEIGPQGEQGPQGEQGLQGEQGLQGEQGLQGEQGPQGEQGPQGEQGPQGEQGPQGEQGLQGEIGPQGEQGLQGEQGPQGEQGLQGEQGLQGEQGLQGEQGPQGEQGLQGEQGLQGEQGLQGEQGLQGEQGLQGEQGPQGEQGPQGEQGPQGEQGLQGEQGPQGEQGPQGEQGPQGEQGPQGEQGPQGEQGPQGIQGPKGFNFPTTTGVLKNTLPQTVGPNQNIQFNIASNINNINFNGIDTLTILDDGVYVIDFSASTTFPGTTPFGFGISINGGIPSDNFSTTAIGSAITFSTIETFTTGTTLTVQSISNTISIPATDDTTARLSIFRIN, encoded by the coding sequence ATGGGCGTTTTTACTATTTTTACAAAAACAGCAAGTTCTCCTATTCCTTTTTACACTTTACTTGCATTTACTATGATAGGCTTTTCACCATCCCAATTAGAAAGGAGAATTTTAATGTCTGATTTTAACAATAATCAAAAAGAACTCTCAAAACCTTATTTTCCAATGCACCCTCGCCGTATTCCATCAGTTCACTACACCCCAATTCCAGAATCACACGTGAATATCTTTTCAAAAACCTTAAGTAACTTAACCGATATTATCCCATCCACATTTTCAGACCCCTCATCATCTAATATTGAAGAACTTATACACATATTAAAAATAACAAAAGGTTTTTTAGAACATGTAAGATTAACACTTACACAGCGAGAAGCTGGCATTGCGATTGTCGAAAATTTAATTACTATTTTGGATAATCAACCATTTGTAGCAAACGCAGTATATATTGAATTACAAAATTTACTCAATTTCTCACTATATATCATAAAGTTATTTAGATTAAATCAGCATACATTCACAAAAATCAATACGCAAATAGAAAAATTACAAATTACTTTACTACAAATTGCATCAATCGGAGTGACTGGACCTCAAGGAGAACAAGGACCCCAAGGCAAACAAGGACTTCAGGGCGAACAAGGTCTTCAAGGGGAGCAAGGACCCAAAGGCGAACAAGGACCTCAGGGCGAACAAGGTCTTCAAGGGGAGCAAGGACCCAAAGGCGAACAAGGACTTCAGGGCGAACAAGGTCTTCAAGGGGAGCAAGGTCTTCAAGGGGAACGGGGACCCCGAGGTTTTCAAGGGCTTCAAGGGAAAATAGGACCTCAAGGCGAACAAGGGCTTCAAGGCGAGCAAGGGCCTCAAGGCGAACAAGGACCTCGGGGCGAACAAGGACTTCAAGGGCCTCAAGGCGAAATAGGGCCTCAAGGCGAACAAGGACCTCAGGGCGAACAGGGCCTTCAAGGGGAGCAAGGACTTCAAGGGGAGCAAGGACTTCAAGGCGAACAAGGACCTCAAGGCGAACAAGGACCTCAAGGCGAACAAGGACCTCAAGGTGAACAAGGACCTCAAGGCGAACAAGGGCTCCAAGGGGAAATAGGACCTCAGGGCGAACAAGGGCTTCAAGGCGAACAAGGACCTCAGGGCGAACAAGGTCTTCAAGGAGAGCAAGGCCTCCAAGGGGAGCAAGGACTTCAAGGCGAACAAGGGCCTCAGGGCGAACAAGGTCTTCAAGGCGAACAAGGGCTTCAAGGCGAACAAGGGCTTCAAGGCGAACAAGGGCTTCAAGGCGAACAAGGGCTTCAAGGCGAACAAGGGCCTCAAGGCGAACAGGGGCCTCAGGGCGAACAGGGACCTCAAGGCGAGCAAGGTCTTCAAGGCGAACAGGGGCCTCAAGGCGAACAAGGACCTCAAGGCGAACAGGGGCCTCAGGGCGAACAAGGACCTCAAGGCGAACAGGGGCCTCAAGGCGAACAAGGACCTCAGGGTATTCAAGGACCAAAAGGTTTTAACTTTCCAACAACTACAGGCGTACTGAAAAACACACTTCCTCAAACAGTGGGACCAAATCAGAACATCCAGTTTAATATCGCTTCAAACATAAATAACATAAATTTCAACGGCATAGATACACTTACAATTCTTGATGATGGTGTATATGTCATTGACTTTTCAGCTTCAACTACATTTCCAGGAACAACTCCCTTTGGCTTTGGTATATCCATTAATGGCGGAATACCTTCAGATAATTTCTCAACAACCGCAATCGGAAGTGCAATTACCTTTTCAACAATAGAAACTTTCACAACTGGAACCACTTTAACTGTCCAATCTATCTCGAACACAATTTCCATTCCCGCAACAGATGACACAACAGCTAGACTTTCTATCTTCCGCATTAATTAA
- a CDS encoding trimeric intracellular cation channel family protein: MAWELFSIIGTIAFALSGAIVAMEEEYDIFGVYILGMATAFGGGALRNLLIGYPIVAFWQQDMLFQIALLSMTIIFLFPNKLITHWKRWENITDAIGLSAFAVQGALYAQKLNLPISATIVAAVLTGIGGGIIRDLLARRKPLVLRADVYAFWTILAGFLIGAKIVVGDWALYILFILIVCFRMVSIHYKWHLPHKRLNSKEHSVHK, translated from the coding sequence ATGGCATGGGAGCTTTTTAGCATCATAGGTACAATCGCCTTCGCTTTAAGCGGAGCCATTGTGGCAATGGAAGAAGAATACGATATTTTCGGGGTATATATTTTAGGAATGGCAACCGCATTTGGGGGAGGCGCCCTTCGAAACTTATTAATCGGTTATCCAATCGTCGCGTTTTGGCAACAAGATATGTTATTCCAAATCGCACTCTTATCAATGACAATTATCTTTCTGTTTCCTAACAAATTAATTACACATTGGAAACGATGGGAAAACATTACAGACGCGATTGGTTTATCAGCATTCGCTGTTCAGGGGGCACTTTATGCACAAAAATTAAACTTACCGATTAGCGCTACAATCGTCGCTGCTGTTTTAACAGGAATTGGTGGCGGTATTATTCGTGATTTATTAGCACGACGCAAACCTCTCGTCCTTCGTGCAGATGTATACGCGTTTTGGACAATTTTAGCAGGCTTTTTAATCGGTGCCAAAATCGTCGTTGGTGATTGGGCCCTATACATCTTATTTATTTTAATTGTTTGCTTCCGAATGGTTTCTATTCATTATAAGTGGCACTTACCGCACAAACGTTTGAATAGTAAAGAGCATTCCGTTCACAAATAA
- a CDS encoding DeoR/GlpR family DNA-binding transcription regulator produces MLTPERHQLILDLVKEQQVVKLQELVERTNSSESTIRRDLAQLEKKRLLKRVHGGAAMLTGKGKEPTMVEKSAKNVHIKKQIAEYAASLVEQGDCIYLDAGSTTFEMIPYLINKEVTVVTNGLMHIEALVEHNIRAYLLGGMMKSQTKALIGAMAQESMQHYRFDTCFLGANGVHEQLGYTTPDPEEALLKKTALTLANESYFLIDESKFSEVAFAKIASIEEAAIITNVLEEEQEEYKRKTNIIEVDKR; encoded by the coding sequence ATGTTAACTCCTGAACGTCATCAGCTTATTTTGGACCTTGTGAAAGAACAACAAGTGGTGAAATTACAAGAATTAGTGGAACGAACGAATAGTTCAGAATCAACAATTCGTCGTGATTTAGCACAATTAGAAAAAAAGCGTTTACTGAAAAGGGTACATGGCGGTGCGGCTATGTTAACTGGAAAAGGTAAAGAGCCTACGATGGTTGAAAAATCAGCCAAAAACGTTCATATAAAAAAACAAATTGCTGAATATGCCGCTTCATTGGTGGAGCAAGGTGATTGCATTTATTTAGATGCAGGAAGTACAACATTTGAAATGATTCCGTATTTAATAAATAAAGAAGTTACGGTTGTCACAAATGGATTAATGCATATTGAAGCGTTGGTCGAACATAATATTCGTGCTTATTTGCTTGGCGGAATGATGAAGAGTCAAACAAAAGCATTAATTGGTGCAATGGCACAGGAAAGCATGCAGCATTACCGATTTGATACATGTTTTTTAGGGGCAAACGGTGTGCATGAGCAGCTTGGCTATACAACGCCAGATCCGGAAGAAGCATTACTGAAAAAGACGGCATTAACATTAGCGAATGAAAGTTATTTTTTAATAGATGAAAGCAAATTTTCAGAAGTTGCATTTGCGAAAATTGCAAGTATAGAAGAAGCGGCAATTATTACAAATGTATTGGAAGAAGAACAAGAAGAATATAAACGAAAAACAAATATAATTGAGGTTGATAAAAGATGA
- a CDS encoding DUF420 domain-containing protein, translating into MTDRSANQKSYAPIVITLSVLVNAIILFLFFGPVGYKGELHFDVTILPMLNAIFNSFTFVFLLIALFSIIKKNVKLHRGFILAAFISTLLFCVSYLSYHYLAPATHFGGEGIIKYVYFFILITHIFLAAIIVPLALFSLVFGFTNQLTRHRKIVRWTMPIWLYVSLTGVVVYLMISPYY; encoded by the coding sequence TTGACAGATCGTTCTGCTAATCAAAAGAGCTATGCTCCTATTGTGATAACGCTTTCTGTGCTCGTCAATGCGATTATTTTATTTTTGTTTTTTGGACCCGTTGGCTACAAAGGAGAATTACATTTTGATGTAACAATTTTGCCAATGTTAAATGCAATTTTTAACAGCTTTACATTTGTGTTTTTACTGATAGCATTGTTTTCAATTATTAAAAAGAATGTGAAGCTACATCGAGGATTTATCCTGGCAGCATTTATATCCACACTGCTGTTTTGTGTGTCATATTTATCGTACCATTACTTAGCACCAGCAACGCATTTTGGTGGGGAAGGGATTATTAAATATGTGTACTTCTTTATTTTAATTACGCATATTTTCCTTGCTGCTATCATTGTGCCACTTGCATTATTCTCGCTTGTATTTGGCTTTACAAACCAATTAACTCGCCATCGTAAAATTGTACGCTGGACGATGCCAATTTGGTTATATGTAAGTCTTACTGGTGTTGTTGTTTACTTAATGATTTCACCTTATTACTAA
- the miaA gene encoding tRNA (adenosine(37)-N6)-dimethylallyltransferase MiaA: MGEMQREKVAVIIGPTAVGKTKLSIDLAKELNGEIISGDSMQIYRTMDIGTAKVTKEEMEGIPHYMIDIKDPEDSFSVAEFQELVRGHIREITERGKLPIIIGGTGLYIQSVLYDYQFTDQAGDSVYRENLEKLAVERGAEYVHKKLQEVDPESANRIHANNVRRVIRALEIFHTTGETMSNQLEEQENELLYDVSLIGLTMDRAMLYDRINLRVDIMMEQGLLQEVKGLYENGVRDCQSIQAIGYKELYDYFIGHVSLEEAISQLKTNSRRYAKRQLTWFRNKMDVAWFDVTDGEKTVEILQYIEGNLQLKSNNK; encoded by the coding sequence ATGGGAGAAATGCAGCGTGAAAAAGTTGCTGTCATTATTGGACCAACTGCAGTAGGAAAGACGAAGCTTAGCATTGATCTTGCAAAAGAATTAAATGGTGAAATTATTAGTGGTGATTCAATGCAAATCTATCGTACGATGGATATCGGAACGGCTAAGGTAACGAAGGAAGAAATGGAAGGAATTCCGCATTATATGATTGATATAAAAGATCCAGAAGATTCATTTTCTGTGGCAGAATTTCAAGAGCTGGTTCGCGGTCATATTCGAGAGATTACAGAGCGCGGGAAATTACCAATTATTATTGGTGGTACCGGTCTTTATATACAATCTGTTTTATATGATTATCAATTCACGGATCAAGCTGGAGATTCTGTGTATCGAGAGAATTTGGAGAAACTCGCAGTAGAACGTGGTGCGGAATATGTACATAAGAAACTGCAAGAAGTGGATCCAGAAAGTGCGAACCGTATTCATGCAAATAATGTGAGGCGTGTTATCCGTGCTTTAGAAATTTTTCATACGACAGGCGAAACGATGAGTAATCAGTTAGAAGAACAGGAAAATGAATTACTATATGATGTTTCGTTAATTGGCTTGACGATGGATCGTGCAATGTTATATGATCGCATCAACTTGCGCGTCGATATTATGATGGAACAAGGGTTATTACAAGAAGTAAAGGGTTTATATGAAAATGGAGTTCGAGATTGTCAATCGATCCAAGCGATTGGCTACAAAGAGCTGTATGATTATTTCATAGGCCATGTTTCATTAGAAGAGGCAATATCGCAATTAAAAACAAATTCACGCCGCTATGCAAAACGTCAATTAACATGGTTCCGCAACAAAATGGATGTCGCGTGGTTTGATGTGACAGACGGTGAAAAAACAGTAGAAATTTTGCAGTACATAGAAGGAAATCTACAACTTAAGTCGAATAATAAGTAA
- the pfkB gene encoding 1-phosphofructokinase, with protein sequence MIYTVTLNPSIDYVVQMDDFTLGSVNRATKDMKFPGGKGINVSRVLHRIGIHNTALGFKGGFTGQFIEDVLKKEGVNTNFTHVNGDSRINVKIKGKEETELNGQGPIITDEQLQQLVKEIENMQAGDCLVLAGSLPESVPKTFYETIAAYGAEHDINIVVDASGSALEYVVQKKPFLIKPNHHELGELFQTKLSTVEEIIPYGKKLVEQGVQHVIVSMAGDGALLFTKEGVYEATVPKGEVINSVGAGDSLVAGFVGMYEKTKNVEEAFRYGVATGSATAFSADLCTKDKVEGLLSQVIIIKR encoded by the coding sequence ATGATTTATACAGTTACTTTAAATCCATCGATTGATTATGTCGTTCAAATGGATGATTTTACGTTAGGATCTGTTAATCGAGCGACAAAAGATATGAAGTTTCCAGGTGGAAAAGGAATTAATGTATCTCGTGTTCTCCATCGTATTGGCATCCATAATACAGCACTTGGCTTTAAGGGTGGTTTCACAGGTCAATTTATTGAGGATGTACTAAAAAAAGAAGGTGTTAACACAAATTTTACTCATGTAAATGGCGACTCACGTATTAATGTGAAAATAAAGGGAAAAGAAGAGACAGAGTTGAACGGACAAGGTCCAATTATTACGGATGAACAGCTACAACAGTTGGTAAAAGAAATTGAAAATATGCAGGCTGGTGATTGTCTTGTATTAGCTGGTAGTCTTCCGGAATCAGTTCCAAAAACGTTTTATGAAACAATTGCTGCTTATGGAGCAGAGCATGATATTAACATCGTCGTCGATGCGAGCGGAAGTGCACTTGAATATGTTGTTCAGAAAAAGCCATTTTTAATTAAACCGAATCATCATGAGCTGGGAGAGTTGTTTCAGACAAAGCTTTCAACAGTAGAAGAAATTATTCCTTATGGGAAAAAACTAGTTGAACAAGGTGTACAACATGTGATTGTTTCTATGGCAGGGGACGGGGCGCTGCTATTTACAAAAGAAGGTGTATATGAAGCGACTGTACCAAAAGGGGAAGTGATCAATTCTGTTGGAGCGGGTGATTCACTTGTTGCAGGTTTTGTAGGGATGTATGAGAAAACAAAAAATGTTGAAGAGGCATTTCGTTATGGTGTAGCAACAGGCAGTGCAACGGCTTTTTCAGCTGATTTATGTACAAAAGATAAAGTAGAGGGATTATTATCGCAAGTGATTATTATCAAGCGGTAG
- a CDS encoding poly-gamma-glutamate hydrolase family protein produces the protein MSHDTYGSFEELQKHEVEGIDYEIVYKKRNPSETVIAIHGGEIEKMTSELAEKIAERLDATFYTFKGRKGFHNKKLHVTSAYFEEPYAISLVGQSHFTISVHGAWGEEMHTYVGGRDEVFIEIATKKLKEYGFVVEGAPDSIDGDHPNNIVNRNKRGKGLQLELTEAERSRFVTNDDQYSEFFWLYVKAISEAALSYRKEHEA, from the coding sequence ATGAGTCATGATACATATGGTAGCTTTGAGGAGTTGCAAAAGCATGAAGTGGAAGGGATAGATTATGAAATTGTATATAAAAAGAGAAATCCGAGTGAAACGGTTATAGCCATTCATGGTGGAGAAATTGAAAAGATGACTTCGGAACTAGCGGAAAAAATTGCAGAGAGATTAGATGCGACATTTTATACTTTTAAAGGACGAAAAGGATTTCATAATAAAAAATTGCATGTTACGTCAGCTTATTTTGAAGAACCTTATGCGATTTCTCTTGTGGGACAATCTCATTTTACAATTTCTGTGCACGGAGCTTGGGGAGAAGAGATGCATACATATGTTGGTGGACGTGATGAAGTGTTTATTGAAATTGCAACTAAGAAATTGAAAGAGTATGGATTTGTAGTTGAAGGTGCTCCGGATAGTATTGATGGTGATCATCCTAATAATATTGTAAATCGAAATAAAAGAGGTAAGGGGTTGCAATTAGAGCTTACTGAAGCAGAGCGATCTCGTTTTGTAACAAATGATGATCAGTATAGTGAATTCTTTTGGCTGTATGTAAAAGCGATAAGTGAAGCGGCGCTATCATATAGAAAAGAACACGAAGCGTAA
- the spoVK gene encoding stage V sporulation protein K, translated as MEQSMRKKNNNQINIVLNHRKKISVPSSESKSVISNETATKHEMLQRIEEEMSKLVGMDDIKKIIKEIYAWIYVNKKRQEIGLKSEKQVLHMLFKGNPGTGKTTVARMIGKLLFEMNILSKGHLVEAERADLVGEYIGHTAQKTRDLIKKAMGGILFIDEAYSLARGGEKDFGKEAIDTLVKHMEDKQHGFVLILAGYSREMNHFLSLNPGLQSRFPFIIEFADYTVNQLLEIGKRMYDDREYQLSKEAEWKFRDHLHAVKYSSQITSFSNGRYVRNIVEKSIRSQAMRLLQEDTYDKYDLIAISSSDLTLEEETHSS; from the coding sequence ATGGAACAATCAATGCGAAAGAAAAATAATAACCAAATTAACATTGTGCTAAATCACCGGAAAAAAATTTCAGTACCTTCTTCAGAAAGTAAATCGGTTATTTCGAATGAAACGGCTACGAAACATGAAATGCTGCAGCGGATTGAAGAGGAAATGAGCAAACTTGTTGGGATGGATGATATTAAAAAAATTATAAAAGAAATATATGCATGGATTTATGTGAATAAAAAAAGGCAAGAAATTGGTTTGAAATCAGAAAAACAAGTGCTTCATATGTTGTTTAAAGGAAATCCTGGAACGGGGAAAACAACTGTCGCAAGAATGATTGGGAAATTACTGTTTGAAATGAATATTTTATCAAAGGGTCATTTAGTAGAGGCGGAGCGTGCAGATCTCGTAGGAGAATATATTGGTCATACAGCACAAAAAACGCGGGATTTGATCAAAAAGGCGATGGGTGGCATCTTATTTATTGATGAAGCTTATTCGTTAGCTCGTGGTGGAGAGAAAGATTTTGGAAAAGAAGCAATTGATACGCTTGTGAAACATATGGAAGATAAGCAACATGGATTTGTTTTGATTTTAGCAGGGTATTCAAGAGAAATGAATCATTTTCTCTCTTTAAATCCAGGGCTACAATCACGTTTTCCATTTATTATTGAGTTTGCAGATTATACAGTAAACCAGCTGTTGGAAATAGGGAAGAGAATGTATGATGATCGGGAATATCAGCTGTCAAAAGAGGCGGAATGGAAATTTCGCGATCATTTACATGCAGTCAAGTACTCATCGCAGATTACATCGTTTAGTAATGGACGTTATGTTCGAAATATTGTTGAAAAATCGATTCGTTCACAGGCGATGCGTCTGTTGCAAGAGGATACGTATGATAAATATGATTTAATTGCGATATCAAGTAGTGATTTAACACTGGAAGAAGAGACGCACAGTTCATAA
- a CDS encoding iron-containing alcohol dehydrogenase, producing MQNFVFRNPTKLIFGKGQLEQLKTEVPQFGKKVLLVYGGGSIKRNGVYDNVISTLKEIDAEIFELTGVEPNPRLSTVNKGIQICKENGIEFILAVGGGSVIDCTKAIAAGSKYDGDVWELVTKKAFANEALPFGTVLTLAATGSEMNAGSVITNWETNEKYGWGSPVTFPQFSILDPAHTASVPRNQTIYGMVDIMSHVLEQYFHQGTNTELQDRYCESILKTVIETAPKLLNDLESYEHRETVLYCGTMALNGILAMGVRGDWATHNIEHAVSAVYDIPHGGGLAILFPNWMKHVLDENVARFKQFAVRVFDVETEGKTDKEIAVEGIEELRQFWISIEAPSRLADYEIGEEKIDVMADKAMAHGEFGNFKKLNKEDVVAIYKASL from the coding sequence ATGCAAAACTTCGTATTTCGTAATCCAACAAAGCTTATTTTTGGTAAAGGGCAATTAGAGCAATTGAAAACAGAAGTACCACAGTTTGGTAAAAAAGTTCTTCTCGTATATGGCGGAGGAAGTATTAAGCGAAATGGCGTATATGATAATGTGATTTCTACATTAAAAGAAATTGATGCAGAGATATTCGAATTAACAGGTGTTGAACCAAATCCACGTTTATCCACTGTAAATAAAGGAATTCAAATCTGTAAAGAAAATGGCATTGAATTTATTTTAGCTGTAGGTGGCGGGAGTGTAATTGACTGTACGAAAGCAATTGCTGCGGGTAGTAAATATGATGGGGATGTATGGGAGCTTGTGACGAAGAAAGCATTCGCAAATGAAGCTTTACCATTTGGTACCGTATTAACACTTGCGGCAACAGGATCTGAAATGAATGCAGGATCTGTTATTACGAACTGGGAAACAAATGAAAAGTATGGCTGGGGAAGTCCAGTTACATTCCCGCAGTTTTCTATTTTAGATCCAGCTCATACAGCTTCTGTACCACGTAATCAAACAATTTACGGCATGGTTGATATTATGTCGCATGTATTGGAACAATATTTTCATCAAGGTACAAATACAGAACTACAAGACCGTTACTGTGAATCTATTTTAAAAACGGTAATTGAAACAGCTCCGAAGCTTCTAAACGATTTAGAAAGCTATGAACATCGTGAAACAGTTTTATATTGCGGAACGATGGCATTAAACGGCATTTTAGCAATGGGTGTACGCGGTGATTGGGCAACGCATAATATTGAGCACGCTGTTTCAGCTGTGTATGATATTCCACATGGCGGTGGTTTAGCTATTTTATTCCCAAATTGGATGAAGCATGTTCTAGATGAAAATGTAGCGCGGTTTAAACAATTTGCAGTACGTGTCTTTGATGTAGAGACAGAAGGAAAAACAGATAAAGAAATTGCAGTAGAAGGTATTGAAGAATTGCGCCAATTTTGGATATCTATTGAGGCTCCGTCTCGTTTAGCTGACTATGAAATTGGAGAAGAAAAAATTGACGTGATGGCTGATAAAGCGATGGCTCACGGTGAATTTGGTAATTTTAAAAAATTAAATAAAGAAGATGTGGTAGCAATTTATAAGGCTTCACTATAA